GCATCAATTATGCAGTTGATTTTTGACTTGTTTTTCTTTGGTGTTCACCTTATAGCCTTataatcatgttatttttattctatgggtcagtacgatgatGTGGATACCAGACttggatattttttcttacgttttactaaatttctcaCAATAAAGTCCAATATGGGGAAAACCTAATATAGTTTTTGCATCGCCTCCAAGTAGcataacactttttttctttcttctacgGAGctatttttgtgggacatgtagttCTTTGCACCTGTATCATTTTGGgatgaaatcatttttttttggctgtatttttttacggcattcatcgtGCGAGTTCAAtagcaatttatttttattatatgggtcgTTATGGAAACGATGATACTATTACATGTGAagattttaacctttttttttttacatgtcatTTTACATGTTAATGGggattttgggcatttttagaactttattaatgtatttttcattgaataactttttttttttttcacttttattactGTCACCATTGGAAATAAACAAAACCTCCTGAAAATAAGGACAAGAATACTATGAGAAAACTTGTCAGAACAAGAAGAATGCACCTCTGGAAGAGCAAATCACAAAATTCCTTATTAGACCATAAATCCACATTATATGATTTTTACCCAAATTAAAACGAAAATCCTAGACCCCGACTTAGAGAAGACACAGAAGCCCAATCCTCACCCTCGAGCTCGGCCCACAACGTCCTTCTTCTCAAGCCAGTTCTGTCCTTCCTTATAGAGACCTCGGTCATCAACTTCATTATTATCTCCTTTAGTCAGAAACTTAATGTCTCCGTTCTCTCTGAAAATTAAATATGAAAAACAAATGAGTAATAATCAACAGTCCGTCATTACAagacaataattctttatataaaaatagaaacaatCTACATAAAAGGTCAACGATaattacatgacattacttatcctgtactgatcctgagttacatcctgtattatactccagagctgcactcactattctgctgctggtgtagtcactgtgtacatacatgacattacttatcctgtactgatcctgagttacatcctgtattataccccagagctgcactcactattctgctgctggtgcaggcactgtgtgcatacatgacattacttatcctgtactgatcctgagttacatcctgtattataccccagagctgcactcactattctgctgctggtgcagtcactgtacatacatgacattacttatcctgtactgatcctgagttacatcctgtattataccccagagctgcactcactattctgctgctggtgcagtcactgtgtacatacataacattacttatcctgtactgatcctgagttacatcctgtattatactccagagctgcactcactattctgctgctggtgtagtcactgtgtatatacatgacattacttatcctgtactgatcctgagtcacatcctgtattataccccagagctgcactcactattctgctgctggtgcagtcactgtacatacatgacattacttatcctgtactgatcctgagttacatcctgtattataccccagagctgcactcactattctgctgctggtgcagtcactgtgtacatacataacattacttatcctgtactgatcctgagttacatcctgtattataccccagagctgcactcactattctgctgctggtgcagtcactgtgtacatacatgacattacttatcctgtactgaccctgagttacatcctgtattatactgcagagctgcactcactattctgctgctggtgcagtcactgtgtacatacatgacattacttatcctgtactgatcctgagttacatcctgtattacactccagagctgcactcactattctgctgctggtgcagtcactgtgtacatacatgacattacttatcctgtactgatcctgagttacatcctgtattttaccccagagctgcactcactattctgctgctggttcagtcactgtgtacatacatgacattacttatcctgtactgatcctgagttacatcctgtattataccccagagctgcactcactattctgctgctggtgcagtcactgtgtacatacatgacattacttatcctgtactgatcctgagttacatcctgtattatactccagagctgcactcactattctgctgctggtgcagtcactgtgtacatacatgacattacttatcctgtgctgatcctgagttacattgtgtattatactccagagctgcactcactattctgctgctggtgcaatcactgtgtacatacatgacattacttatcctgtactgatcctgagttacatcctgtattataccccagagctgcactcactattctgctgctggtgcagtcactgtgtacatacatgacattacttatcctgtactgatcctgagttacatcctgtattttaccccagagctgcactcactatctgctgctggtgcagtcactgtgtacatacatgacattacttatcctgtactgatcctgagttacatcctgtattatactccagagcggcactcactattctgctgctggtgcagtcactgtgtacatacatgacattacttatcctgtgctgatcctgagttacatcctgtattataccccagagctgtactcactattctgctgctggtgcagtcactgtgtacatacatgacattacttatcctgtactgatcttgaattacatcctgtattatactccagagctgcactcactattctgctgctggtgcagtcactgtgtacatacatgacattacttatcctgtactgatcctgagttacatcctgtattataccccagagctacactcactattctgctgctggtgcagtcactgtgtacatacatgacattacttatcctgtactgatcctgagttacatcctgtattatactccagagctgcactcactattctgctgctggtgcagttaccatttacatacagtatatgaataCTAAATACAATCCAATATAAAATTCAGAGAAGGTTAGAGGATACATTACTTTTCATGAACTTTGATGACTCTGTGGACTATCGGAATATCTCGCCCTTCCACTTTGAAAACGACAATCTCTCCAGCGCGGATGGGGTCTTCCTGGAAGTTGGTGAGGAAGAGCAGGTCTCCTCGATGAAAGGCGGGCTCCATGCTGCCACTGTGAAGGGAAGAGTGAGGTCAGCAAACAATGACAGGCAGAGATGTGTTTTCATGTTCTGTTTTTATGTAAATGTACGCTGGGGCCCTGGTTCCTTCTAATGcgggacaatgctagacctcattgTTGTAGATCATCAGCAGTTCCTGAAGGCATTGATGCCGTGGAGTGGATATTCCATTCTAAGCACATGTGGTACATCATGTCTCGTTCCATCCGCCAACACCACGTTGtgccacagactgtccaggagtttacTGACTCTTTAATCCAGGTCCAGGAGATTACTCAGGACATCCACAGCTTCATCAGGAACATGTCCCGGAGTTGTAGGGAagccatacaggcacgtggaggccacatatactactgagcctcataaggagcatgcccaggcattgtagggaggtcatacaggcacgtggaggcaacacacaatactgagactcataaggagcatgcccaggaattgtagggaggacatactgGCACGTGGAggcaacacacaatactgagcctcataaggagcatgcccaggcattgtagggaggtcatacaggcgcgTTGAGCCCACATACTACTGAGACTCataaggagcatgcccaggcattgtagggaggtcatacaggcacgtggaggcaacacacaatactgagcctcatcaggagcatgcccaggcattgtagggaggtcatacaggcacgtggaggcaacacacaatactgagcctcatcaggagcatgcccaggcattgtagggaggtcatacaggcacgtggaggccacatacaatgctgagcctcatcaggagcatgtccaggcattttagggaggtcatacaggcacgtggaggcaacacacaatactgagcctcatcaggagcatgcccaggcattgtagggaggtcatacaggcacgtggaggccacatacaatgctgagcctcatcaggagcatgccgaggtgttttagggaggtcatacagggacATGAAGGctgcacacacactgctgagcctcatcagaagcatgccCAGGAATTGTAGGGTGGTCTTAagggcacgtggaggtcacagacactactgagcctcatttcctTGTCATGTGACATTTCCACttaagttggatcagcctgaaaTGTGAATTTTTGAGTATCATTCCACATGCAGACCTCCATGGGATATTCATTTTGATTTTCATTGATAAGTTTCATTGTTCCCTATGTAATGAATAAAGGAATCACAACTGGAATATTTCATTCACTAATATCTAGGATGTGAAAATCTAGTCTTCCCTTTTTTATGGCAGCTTTATAtttgtactatatacaggcactGTTAggtagaatttacattaaaaaattgACAATTGTTATAATGCACGAATTAGTACAGTGCATCACTGTACTCTATGCCAATACTTGTAAGGAGGTGTAGAGGTAGCACTGTATAGCCGTATAATTTGTGTACATCTACAATATTGGGGTTTTCTATGATCAcattatatggtcactatatggtggtatttggCCACTATGTAGTATGTTAATCACGTCAAACCAGGATGACTTATAAGGGTTGTCCTAAGTTTTAAATGTCAGAAACAGGAGCGGAGGTGGATGTATCCCACACACCAATACATGTCATCCCCAACAACCAACCGGAACCTACCTCAATACAACAACAATGGGGCTCTCGCTCCCCGTCACCACGATGAGGCCTTTCCATATCATGAGGGCAGAGGACACGATCATGGCAAAGTTCAGGACTTGATAGTAGAGCTGCAGATGGAAAAACACAACCATAGAGCAAAAACTAAGAAGATAAAACATtttcacaaaaataaataaagaattgtgaaAAATTCTTCACTTTGGCTCATGCGGCAATGCGTTCCATAATGTGTTAGTCTGTAAGGCAACTGTCTACAGCAGGACCCTCCCCCATGACAAGGTGGCTAGTGAAGACCAAAAAGGCTTGGATGCCCGGTGACTGCTGCCCTATATGAAACCACGGCACGGCCCTCCATGGGGCTTCCCCACGGCACGGCCCTCCATGGGGCTTCCCCACGGCACGGCCCTCCATGGGGCTTCCCCACGGCACGGCCCTCCATGGGGCTTCCCCACGGCACGGCGCTCCATGGGGCTTCCCCACGGCACGGCCCTCCATGGGGCTTCCCCACGGCACGGCCCTCCATGGGGCTTCCCCACGGCACGGCCCTCCATGGGGCTTCCCCACGGCACGGCCCTCCATGGGGCTTCCCCACGGCACGGCCCTCCATGGGGCTTCCCCACGGCACGGCACCCTTTACTACTTGGGTACAACAGTGAGcaccactatatactacatgggcacgGCTAAATATGTTCTTACAGGGCACTGCTGAGTGCAACGCTCTATGGTCACTTAATACTATATGAACCCTATGATTCATACAATACAGTCTTGTGTGGGTACTACTGTATACACTgttggtacccagctttcccagaatcctgACAGGCATATCAGCCTAGTAATGTAGTCCGTGCCTCGCTCGGTGCCCTGTGGCATCCTGCATGATGCTTGCCATCCTGCTCTCCCAGTAACAGCCTCTTCCCGGCAGAGACCTGACCCGATGTGACAGAACTTCTGATATTTCGAGGTGGATTTATTCTCACTCCTCTGGTGAGTAGAAGTGTAATGCAGCTGGCACCGCGCCCCCCGACTCCGCTgctttgtaaatgaaaaaaaactcaATAATTGGCGCCGGATTCAATCAGTGTTGGCACAAACAGCGGGTGAATGTGGATGTGATTGCGGATGAATGACTACAGTGTATAGGAAGCCCCCGTGCGAGGAGACCACCACGTACAGTAAGGGGGGATACAATGCCAGGCCGGAAAAGCCTCTCCGGGGAGTTACCAAGGATTCATTACTGCCCATCTGTGCCGCCCCAATCTACAAGACACTGCGGAGAGTCCGATCCCTAGCACAAACTGAACCCCTCTCGGTGCTCCAGTATAAATGCACAAATCTATTATGCCAAATAGGGGGGAGGAGGAGTGCAACCCAAATACTACCATCTATACTCCCTATTGCAACAATTTGCAGGGGGTCACCAGTTCCAGTAGAAAGTTAAGGCTATTCGCGACCATACTAATACTTTCCTTGTGAGGTTTCCTTCAAAATACAatccctctaaaaaaaaaaaactgtttcgcTAAAGAAATCTGGGGGTCAGTGACATAATTTGGGTGCTGCCCGCTTCTCCAGTACTGCCGTTTCTGGTTAATTTCAATTCCTTTTTGGAGAAGAACGCACATCAGAAAAATCCCAAAAATACTGAGGACAAGTGGCACAAAATCTGTACTAAAAAGTTTTGTGGACACAACCAAAGGTGATGGGGGCTTTCCATATGAACAGTTTCAGCTCTTGAGACAAGAGACACTTATGGACACATTCACCTATGTGAAGATGGAGGGTCCCCTGCCCATCACAACCAGGCGGAGAGGGAGCAGGGGGCCGGGGGTCTGTGCAGGGGACTGATGAGGCTGCAGCAGGGGACATGTAGTATTACCTATGGCTTATAAGAAGACGCCCGAGCAGGACCCCACCTCTGATacgtgtagctacagtagcaggacccccctctctgatacgtgtagctacagtagcaggacccccctctctgatatgtgtaggTACAttagcaggaccccccccccctatgatacgtgtagctacagtagcaggacccccctctctgatatgtgtagctacagtagcaggacccccctctaTGATACGTGtggctacagtagcaggacccccctctatgatacgtgtagctacagtagcaggacccccctctatgatacgtgtagctacagtagcaggacccccctctatgatacgtgtagctacagtagcaggacccccctctatgatacgtgtagctacagtagcaggacccccctctatgatacgtgtagctacagtagcaggacccccctctatgatacgtgtagctacagtagcaggacccccctctatgatacgtgtagctacagtagcaggaccccccccctatgatacgtgtagctacagtagcaggacccctTCTCTCTGATACGTGTAGTTACAATaggaggacccccccccctcgctgatacgtgtagctacagtagcaggaccccccctCTCTGATacgtgtagctacagtagcaggaccccccctCCTCTAGGATacgtgtagctacagtagcaggacccccctctctgatatgtgtagctacagtagcaggacccccccctctgatatgtgtagctacagtagcaggacccccctctctgatatgtgtagctacagtagcaggacccccccccctctgatatgtgtagctacagtagcaggacccccctctttgatatgtgtagctacagtagcaggacccccctctctgatatgtgtagctacagtaacaggaccccccccccctctctgatatgtgtagctacagtagcaggaccccccctctctgatatgtgtagctacagtagcagcccccccccctctctgatatgtgtagctacagtagcaggaccccccccccccctctctgatatgtgtagctacagtagcaggaccccccccccctctctgatatgtgtagctacagtagcaggaccccccccctctctgatatgtgtagctacagtagcaggacccccccccctctctgatatgtgtagctacagtagcaggacccccctctctgatatgtgtagctacagtaacaggacccccccccctctctgatatgtgtagctacagtagcaggaccccccctctctgatatgtgtagctacagtagcaggacccccctctctgatatgtgtagctacagtagcaggaccccccctctctgatatgtgtagctacagtagcagccccccccccctctctgatatgtgtagctacagtagcaggaccccccctCTCTGgtatgtgtagctacagtagcaggacccccctctctgatatgtgtagctacagtagcaggacccccctctctgatatgtgtagctacagtagcaggacccccctctttgatatgtgtagctacagtagcaggacccccctctctgatatgtgtagctacagtagcaggacccccccccccccctctgatatgtgtagctacagtagcagccccccccccctctctgatatgtgtagctacagtagcaggacccccctctctgatatgtgtagctacagtagcaggacccccctctttgatatgtgtagctacagtagcaggacccccctctctgatatgtgtagctacagtagcaggacccccctctctgatatgtgtggctacagtagcaggaccccctctctgatatgtgtagctacagtagcaggaccccctctctgatatgtgcagctacagtagcaggacccccctctctgatatgtgtagctacagtagcaggcccccccccctctctgatatgtgtagctacagtagcaggacccccctctctgatatgtgtagctacagtagcaggacccccctctctgatatgtgtagctacagtagcaggacccccccccctctgatatgtgtagctacagtagaAGGACCCCCCTCtttgatatgtgtagctacagtagcaggacccccctctctgatatgtgtagctacagtaacaggacccccccccctctctgatatgtgtagctacagtagcaggaccccccctCTCTGATacgtgtagctacagtagcaggacccccccctctctgatatgtgcagctacagtagcaggacccccctctctgatatgtgtagctacagtagcaggcccccccccctctctgatatgtgtagctacagtagcaggacccccctctctgatatgtgtagctacagtagcaggacccccctctctgatatgtgtagctacagtagcaggaccccctctctgatatgtgtagctacagtagcaggacccccctctctgatatgtgtagctacagtagcaggacccccctctctgatatgtgtagctacagtagcaggacccccctctctgatatgtgtagctacagtagcaggaccccctctctgatatgtgtagctacagtagcaggacccccccccccctatgatatgtgtagctacagtagcaggaccccctctCTGATacgtgtagctacagtagcaggaccccccccccccctctatgatatgtgtagctacagtagcaggacccccctctctgatacgtgtagctacagtagcaggacccccctctctgatacgtgtagctacagtagcaggacatATACATGGGGGGCTCCTGGCATATCTCTCTGTGCGGGTTATGGCACTACTGAGATGATAGATCTCCCGTATACGGCAAAGTGCGATACCAGATGAGGGATCTGCGACCTTCGCCTGTCAGCTCAGGCAGAGGGAGACATCTATAACCTGTAGTCCTGGCCGCACTGCAGTTACTGTAGAAAGTACTAGACCTGCAGCGACTGTGCCGGCAATAacagtgtaaggtattgtccctggagagatcagATTGACTTACTGGTTGAATACTAGAGACATCACACAACACAGAAGAAGATGGGATATGGATCACTTCATAGCACagtgccaagagcacagcagtgtgaggactcgagTGCAACTATCGTGGGATATAAATCTATTTCACACGGTCATGGGACATCAGATTACAGAACCATAGATGCAGCATGGTACTAGTCTCATGGAGCATCGGGGAGAGTGCGCCCCAATAACACGTGTTGTCTATGAAGCTTCTATGTGCTCTTTGCGTTTGTgcgagtttcctcccacactccaggaCCAGAcggttaaaaggggttttcccatgaagacaagattcttaaatatacaaataaaatatactctaattcactgttattaacaaagatacagcatttcacagatataattccaacctatcagtctctatcagtcctggcgtTTACAAATTCGCTTGTCCCTGGATGCGACCAtagatcttctgactatggtccgaTTCTttgcatgaatagcttctcttgtctgcacactgcagtgctctctgcctcctgcccctcccccctgcattacaagaccatttCAGACACAGgcgcttcctgccagcaagcagcagtgtgcagagacttactctacaagctacagataaggtctttacccAGGAGGgagacatatagcagagctgactctgcgagtgttataggtgagttagcagagcggAGAGCATCATTGTGTGttacatccatctcatatctcatctgtctcatctcagaTACTAAATAAAcatgtagataaaccctgcaccctgataatctaagcacattgtcagcacacagcacctcacagcacagaggaatcatgaagtgtctgcttagagaaccCTCGCTCACACTCTGgtgtcttacactgaccatcaccgagtgataggagctaaaacagcaataaaattgtaaagtaaggagttaaaaaggatctttattgtgtaaacatcactagggggttataatttgagaagCCTTTTTCACAGGCAAACCCCTTTGCCCTGCAGAGCACAGCGAGTGATGGCAATGCCTGGATAACGTAAGTACTCTGTGTCCATCATTACTAACTCTCCTGTAAGCTCTGCCCACACTTACTCCTGATGTCTTCCCCCGGGTTCTGGCTAATGCTTTTTAAAGGGACTGTGCACACACTCACTATTCTATCCCTATGTGATCTCGGTCCTATTCCTAATTCTACAGGGCACCGCTTCTTCAGGTAGGTGCCTTAGCAAGTTTCCCAGCCTTCTGTGTTCTTACTCCTCTTGCCTCTAACTTCCTGTTTTGACCTCAGCTAGCCGCTGACCCCTCCACATGCTCCattagccctgacctcagctagTTCCTGACCGGCCGCTCACCATGTGATTTCACCAATGTCCTTCGAGACCATGTCAGTAGTTACTACAATGAAACCACTTCAAATGCAAGCCCCGTGGTGGTCCTTCACCTATGGAAAAAGGGTTTGTGACAACTCCAAGTCGCCCCTAGAATGATGTTATAATTGGACTTACCCGCTGATAATAAAATGACCCAGTGGTAGGTGTGCAGCCATATAATTACACCGCCCTCTAATCCTCATGCAGTACGGAGCCTCACAATGACAGTGAGTAATTGCGGCGGCCCGCAGCCAAGTCACAGGTTGTTGCACAGATGATACAGATATTGATTAAGTGGAGGACACGGAGCAGCGCTGCTCTGCACCCTGCGAAATCCTGTCATCTTGTCAAGTAGCGATAAATTGTGGGACCCTACATCGCACTGTGCTTATATTCTACAGTAGATTTCAGAATTATTTTGCAAGATTATCATCTGTATCTAGATTTTTCAGACTTCTTGAGCCACTAGTGATCAGCTGTGACCAACAAGGGGCGCTATGTAACTCCATAAACATGGAACCTCAGTAATATGGTCCCATTACAATCTGGAAGTGAGGACATAGGGTGCACCTCTAGGGTAGGACAGAAGAGGGGCATAATGATCCAATTACTGGGACGCCTACTAATTCTGAAAACAAAGGTCTACTAATGACGTATGGTAGGACAACAGTATTCGATTGATAGGGGTGCAAAATTTGGGCTGTAAACCCATCCCAGAAATGGATCATGGGACAGTACTGGAAGCCTTaggttgatgccacacatggtgttttgaacccgtttttggtcagtttttaagaagtccgtccaaaaacgcatgcgttttttaacggactgcttaaaaacggaccaaaaacgggttcaaaacgccacgtgtggcatcacccttaggcactATCTTTTGGTTAGCGGCAGCTTAGCTCCATTCAGCTGTATCAGGGCAGAGCGGTAGTACTCTACTTTGGCCACTATACAATGGATGGAGCCACCTCTTCCAACTCTGTCCATGGTATAGGTTCAACACAGAGGATCAATACTGTGTCCACATATGGGTGTCATCTGAAAattgtagacaacccctttaaattgaggTATTATTCCTCTCCAGCTGATTTAGTGCCCCCTGTTTACTGTACAAGATGACCCTTGTGCCGTTATATACTGTGCTCACAGGGCCTTGTCCAGAATGGAACAATCAGCTAAGGGggatgtcacacatggtgtttttgggccattttcagTTAGTGCTTTTTAGGCTCGTAAAAaacgcttcagttttttaaaaacgcatgtgtttttgtccagttttccgaatttgtgcaattaaaaacagacaaaaacgcacgcattttccaaaaaaacggatgcgttttctaaaaacggcccaaaaacgccatgtgtgacatcaccctaaaatGATTATTAGtgacactgacagcaagcagagatcttgattcTGGTGCGTTTCTCTGTCATCTTTGATGTCTCTGCACGAGTGTACACCGCAGGAGAATATCGCTCTCTATGCACATAATAAAAGGCACCGGCATAGCGCGAGTTGGTTTTTATTACACGCTGACAGTCTCCTTTCTCCGTGGCGCAGTAACGAGGCAGGAATTATTTTGTGTAAAAGGCCCTTTCGGAGCAGCACCGTGGGGACACGAGTTGAAAAGCCGAcgaaaacaatacaaaacactccGACGTTCCCTGCATTGTAATGCCGCTAAATACATCACAAGTGAATGGCGGCCTGCTGGGACGCGAGGAACGGCTAAGAAGCCGGTGATAGATTGCTG
The DNA window shown above is from Engystomops pustulosus chromosome 1, aEngPut4.maternal, whole genome shotgun sequence and carries:
- the SEC11C gene encoding signal peptidase complex catalytic subunit SEC11C produces the protein MNEYHMEQGEQGRRCWQRQAPPLLCQQLPDSGSSCHPTPGSAILMQSLEMDLFGDLRRMNKRQLYYQVLNFAMIVSSALMIWKGLIVVTGSESPIVVVLSGSMEPAFHRGDLLFLTNFQEDPIRAGEIVVFKVEGRDIPIVHRVIKVHEKENGDIKFLTKGDNNEVDDRGLYKEGQNWLEKKDVVGRARGFLPYVGMVTIVMNDYPKFKYAVLAIMGAFVLLKRES